A genomic stretch from Candidatus Kryptonium sp. includes:
- a CDS encoding queuosine precursor transporter, translating to MQRRRVYKYYDLVMASFVTVLLCANIIGAEKVVNIYGFSFGAGVLFFPISYIFNDILTEVYGYSRSRKVIWAGFGALIFASIMSWFVRKLPPDPSWPYQEAYDIVFGQTPRIAIASIVAFWAGEFTNSFVLAKMKLLTRGRFLWTRTIGSTIAGEAVDSLIFYPVAFYGFWTNELLIKVMITNYAIKVGWEALITPITYKIVNFLKKAENEDYYDWNTDFNPFKVEV from the coding sequence AAGGCGGAGGGTATATAAGTACTATGACCTTGTGATGGCTTCTTTTGTCACCGTTTTATTATGTGCAAATATAATTGGGGCAGAGAAAGTAGTTAACATATATGGCTTTTCTTTTGGCGCTGGTGTGTTGTTCTTTCCGATAAGCTATATTTTTAACGATATTTTAACCGAGGTTTATGGATACTCACGCTCCAGAAAGGTTATATGGGCAGGATTTGGTGCTTTGATTTTCGCTTCAATTATGAGCTGGTTTGTTCGTAAACTTCCACCTGATCCAAGCTGGCCTTATCAGGAGGCATATGATATTGTGTTCGGGCAAACACCGAGAATCGCAATCGCATCAATAGTAGCATTTTGGGCTGGGGAATTTACAAATTCATTCGTGCTTGCCAAAATGAAACTCTTAACAAGGGGAAGGTTTCTATGGACGAGGACAATCGGTTCAACAATTGCTGGAGAAGCAGTTGATTCGCTTATTTTCTATCCAGTTGCGTTTTATGGGTTTTGGACAAATGAACTTCTAATTAAAGTCATGATAACAAACTACGCAATTAAAGTCGGATGGGAAGCTTTAATTACCCCAATCACTTATAAAATTGTCAATTTCTTGAAAAAAGCAGAAAATGAAGATTATTACGACTGGAACACAGATTTCAATCCGTTTAAGGTGGAAGTTTAA
- a CDS encoding ABC transporter permease gives MAKSAWKVFWFEMLESLNMVWDSIRANKLRSFLTLLGIIVGVFSIIVVMTGIRVLQKSVESSLSFLGANTFQIQKFPAVAIGRSNWIKYRNRKDITYEQALYVARNATLPEAVAIESWTGPKIVQYGDVRTNPNIYVQGQMPEGFITNNWTIQEGRPLFEDDLEFSRFVTVLGANVAKKLFPNTDPIGKKVKIDGYEFTVIGVIKEMGGLFGGQADNFVVIPLTTFLNLYGKERSLNILVKARSQELYDETVEQVTALLRSIRKVPPGAENDFEILSNETLIKQFNDLTFAIRVGALVVSMIALIAAGVGIMNIMLVSVTERTREIGIRKAVGATKRNILTQFLLEAIALSQFGGVIGIILGVIGGNILALILKTTPIIPYDWVVLGFVICSIVGIVFGVYPAWKAASVDPVESLRYE, from the coding sequence ATGGCTAAAAGCGCTTGGAAAGTTTTTTGGTTTGAGATGCTTGAAAGTTTAAATATGGTTTGGGACTCTATAAGAGCAAATAAATTGAGATCATTTTTAACTTTGCTTGGTATAATTGTCGGTGTCTTCTCAATAATCGTTGTTATGACGGGTATAAGAGTTTTACAAAAAAGCGTTGAAAGCTCATTAAGTTTCCTTGGTGCAAATACTTTTCAAATTCAAAAATTTCCAGCGGTTGCCATAGGTCGTTCAAATTGGATAAAGTATAGAAATAGAAAAGATATAACCTACGAACAAGCACTTTATGTTGCCAGAAACGCAACTCTCCCAGAAGCTGTTGCAATTGAAAGCTGGACTGGTCCCAAAATAGTTCAATACGGCGATGTCAGAACAAATCCAAACATCTATGTCCAAGGTCAGATGCCCGAAGGTTTTATAACAAATAATTGGACGATTCAGGAAGGAAGACCTTTGTTTGAAGATGATTTGGAGTTTTCAAGATTCGTTACCGTCCTTGGTGCAAATGTCGCAAAAAAACTTTTTCCAAACACTGATCCAATTGGAAAAAAAGTTAAAATTGATGGTTATGAATTTACTGTGATAGGTGTAATTAAAGAAATGGGCGGATTATTTGGAGGTCAAGCTGATAACTTTGTTGTAATTCCACTAACAACTTTTTTAAATCTTTATGGGAAAGAGCGAAGTTTAAATATACTTGTCAAAGCAAGAAGCCAAGAGTTATATGATGAAACAGTTGAACAAGTGACGGCGCTTTTAAGATCCATTCGGAAAGTTCCACCCGGTGCTGAAAACGATTTTGAAATTCTTTCAAATGAAACATTAATAAAACAATTTAACGATTTAACTTTCGCCATTAGAGTTGGAGCTCTTGTTGTAAGCATGATAGCTCTTATCGCAGCTGGCGTTGGAATAATGAACATAATGCTTGTTTCCGTTACCGAAAGAACTCGTGAAATAGGCATAAGGAAAGCAGTTGGTGCAACGAAAAGAAACATACTTACACAATTTTTGCTTGAAGCCATAGCTTTAAGTCAATTCGGTGGAGTAATTGGTATAATACTCGGTGTTATAGGTGGCAATATCCTTGCTCTTATCTTGAAAACTACACCGATAATACCATATGATTGGGTCGTGCTTGGGTTTGTTATTTGTTCAATTGTTGGAATAGTTTTCGGCGTTTATCCAGCATGGAAAGCTGCGAGCGTTGATCCTGTTGAATCGTTAAGATACGAGTAA
- a CDS encoding ABC transporter permease has product MKFILQLQESFKIAIQSILAHKLRSALTTLGVVIGIVSVTLMNMTIEGLEKAFRSSISSIGADVLYIQKWAWFAGEDWWKYRNRREIQISYAKDIKDRSTYAVAVAPTVFANATIRYGSNSMENIYIIGTTDEYIYTAGISVENGRFMSEVEVKAERPVCVIGAEIAEKLFGNINPIGREMKIAGKTFRVVGVLEKQGKFLGLESLDDRVYIPIGQFIKMFPWRRGATITVKVRSMDEIEEAIEELRGIMRAVRKLKPWQEDDFSINRQELLLNAYNQTIGVIGTVGIGITVLSLIVGGIGIMNIMFVSVKERTKEIGIRKAVGATQKSILMQFLIEATLISSIGGIIGLIFAVILGFVVDQILPTTLPLWVALLSIFISIMVGIISGFIPAYRASKVDPVESLRYE; this is encoded by the coding sequence ATGAAGTTCATACTTCAACTACAAGAAAGCTTTAAAATAGCAATTCAATCAATTTTAGCACATAAACTTCGCTCTGCGCTTACGACACTTGGAGTTGTAATTGGAATTGTTTCGGTCACGCTGATGAATATGACAATTGAGGGGCTTGAGAAAGCATTTCGCTCAAGCATATCTTCCATAGGCGCAGATGTTTTATATATTCAAAAATGGGCTTGGTTTGCTGGTGAAGATTGGTGGAAATATAGAAACCGTCGCGAAATTCAAATAAGCTATGCAAAAGATATCAAAGACCGTTCAACCTATGCAGTTGCGGTAGCTCCGACTGTCTTTGCAAATGCAACTATTAGGTATGGAAGCAACTCAATGGAAAACATATATATAATCGGAACTACGGACGAGTATATCTATACCGCTGGCATCTCGGTTGAAAATGGAAGATTTATGAGCGAGGTTGAAGTGAAAGCAGAAAGACCTGTTTGCGTGATAGGTGCTGAAATTGCCGAAAAATTGTTTGGTAATATCAATCCCATTGGAAGAGAAATGAAGATTGCTGGAAAAACCTTCAGAGTTGTTGGAGTTCTTGAAAAACAAGGTAAATTTTTAGGACTTGAATCACTTGATGATAGAGTTTATATCCCCATTGGTCAATTTATAAAGATGTTTCCTTGGCGAAGAGGCGCAACGATTACAGTGAAAGTAAGAAGTATGGATGAAATTGAAGAAGCAATTGAAGAATTAAGAGGAATAATGCGAGCTGTAAGAAAACTTAAGCCATGGCAGGAAGATGATTTTTCAATCAACAGGCAAGAGCTTCTATTAAACGCATATAATCAAACGATTGGGGTAATCGGAACTGTTGGAATTGGTATAACTGTGCTTTCACTTATTGTAGGCGGCATCGGGATAATGAATATAATGTTTGTTTCTGTTAAGGAAAGGACAAAAGAGATTGGAATTAGAAAAGCAGTTGGCGCAACTCAAAAATCTATCTTGATGCAATTTTTAATTGAAGCAACTTTGATAAGCTCAATCGGTGGAATCATTGGCTTAATTTTCGCCGTCATACTTGGCTTCGTTGTTGATCAAATATTACCGACCACATTACCTTTGTGGGTTGCTTTGCTGTCAATTTTTATTTCAATAATGGTTGGAATTATTTCGGGATTTATACCTGCATACAGGGCTTCAAAGGTTGATCCAGTTGAATCTTTAAGATATGAATAA
- a CDS encoding ABC transporter ATP-binding protein, whose amino-acid sequence MPLIKLENVVKIYDLGAEKVHALRGINLEIEKGEYVAIMGPSGSGKSTLMNIIGCLDTPTSGRYFLNGVNVSELDDNELARIRNKEIGFVFQTFNLLPRADALHNVELPLIYAGVPGDLRKKLAREALEQVGLGDRLHHKPNELSGGQRQRVAIARALVNKPSIILADEPTGNLDTKTGAEILALFDELHSKGNTIIIVTHEADVARHAHRIIRIRDGMIESDEKVTDRIIAQKR is encoded by the coding sequence ATGCCATTAATCAAACTTGAAAATGTCGTAAAAATTTACGATCTGGGAGCAGAAAAAGTCCATGCCTTAAGAGGGATAAATCTTGAAATAGAAAAAGGAGAATATGTCGCAATAATGGGACCGTCTGGCTCTGGGAAATCAACGCTTATGAACATCATTGGTTGTCTTGATACTCCAACATCTGGAAGATATTTTTTGAACGGTGTAAATGTGAGCGAGCTTGATGACAATGAGCTTGCAAGGATAAGGAATAAAGAGATCGGATTTGTTTTCCAAACATTCAATCTTTTACCGAGAGCCGACGCACTGCACAATGTTGAATTACCATTGATTTATGCTGGTGTCCCAGGAGATTTAAGAAAAAAACTTGCGCGCGAGGCGCTTGAACAAGTTGGGCTTGGTGATAGACTACATCATAAACCAAACGAATTATCTGGTGGTCAAAGGCAAAGAGTTGCGATCGCTCGCGCGCTTGTGAACAAACCTTCAATAATTCTCGCAGATGAGCCAACTGGAAATCTTGACACAAAAACAGGTGCCGAAATTCTTGCATTATTTGATGAACTTCATTCAAAAGGAAACACAATAATTATCGTTACACACGAAGCTGATGTCGCAAGACACGCACACAGAATTATTAGAATCAGAGATGGAATGATTGAAAGCGATGAAAAAGTTACCGACAGAATCATTGCTCAAAAAAGATGA
- a CDS encoding efflux RND transporter periplasmic adaptor subunit, producing the protein MAKNDKQKKRKIIVLAVIVLLIAASVIVAILSGGREKVVAVQTEKVERRNITQIVTGTGKIHPEVEVKISAEVSGEIVEMPVKVGQNVRKGQLLVKIKSDFYIARKEAMEANLKSALAQLEIAKANLSKTESEFKRAEELYSKKLISDAEYENIRTSYNISKAQYTSALSTVEQARASLRQAEEDLAKTVIYSPIDGIITQINAEVGERVVGTSQMAGTVIMVVADLSKMEARVDISEVDVVHVSIGDTAILSVDAFPERKLKGVVYEISNAAKTRGLGTQEEVVNFEVKIRILDKDIQLRPGMSVTADIETEKKYDVIAVPIQAVTVRSLKKNNPSNNPSPESGEKKIDKEDMVEVVFIVQNGTAKMVPVKRGISGEMYVEIIEGLKGGEEIVVGSFRAINRELEDGVKVRVQKERTKTKS; encoded by the coding sequence ATGGCCAAAAACGATAAACAAAAGAAAAGAAAAATTATCGTTCTCGCCGTAATTGTGCTCCTAATTGCAGCTTCTGTAATCGTTGCTATTTTAAGTGGTGGCAGAGAAAAGGTCGTAGCTGTTCAAACCGAAAAAGTTGAGAGAAGAAATATAACGCAAATCGTTACTGGAACAGGAAAGATACATCCAGAGGTTGAAGTTAAAATAAGCGCAGAAGTAAGTGGTGAAATCGTTGAAATGCCCGTCAAGGTCGGTCAAAATGTAAGAAAAGGACAATTGCTTGTCAAAATTAAATCTGACTTTTACATCGCGCGCAAGGAAGCAATGGAAGCAAATTTAAAGTCGGCACTTGCGCAACTTGAAATCGCAAAAGCAAATCTTTCAAAAACGGAATCAGAATTCAAAAGAGCAGAAGAACTCTATAGCAAAAAATTAATTTCAGATGCCGAATACGAAAACATACGCACAAGTTATAATATCTCAAAAGCACAATATACTTCAGCTTTATCCACAGTTGAACAAGCAAGGGCATCTTTAAGACAAGCTGAAGAGGACCTCGCAAAAACTGTGATTTATTCCCCAATTGATGGAATTATAACTCAAATCAACGCTGAAGTTGGAGAAAGAGTTGTCGGCACAAGTCAAATGGCCGGAACTGTGATAATGGTTGTCGCTGACCTTTCAAAAATGGAGGCGAGAGTTGATATAAGCGAAGTTGATGTCGTCCATGTTTCAATTGGCGATACGGCGATACTTTCTGTTGATGCTTTTCCCGAAAGGAAGCTTAAAGGGGTTGTTTATGAGATATCAAACGCAGCGAAAACAAGAGGTTTGGGAACACAAGAAGAGGTGGTAAACTTTGAAGTTAAAATTAGAATACTTGATAAAGATATCCAACTTCGTCCAGGGATGTCGGTCACAGCAGATATTGAAACGGAGAAAAAATATGATGTCATTGCCGTTCCAATTCAAGCAGTCACGGTGAGATCATTGAAGAAAAATAATCCATCTAATAATCCTTCACCTGAATCGGGTGAGAAAAAAATTGACAAGGAGGATATGGTTGAAGTTGTGTTTATCGTTCAAAATGGCACCGCAAAAATGGTTCCAGTCAAAAGAGGGATAAGCGGAGAAATGTATGTTGAAATCATTGAAGGATTAAAGGGTGGTGAGGAAATCGTCGTCGGAAGCTTTAGAGCTATAAATCGCGAGCTTGAAGACGGAGTTAAAGTAAGAGTTCAAAAGGAAAGGACAAAAACAAAATCATAA
- a CDS encoding TolC family protein, producing the protein MKNIILTLVIISGIAFGQTKKVLTLSECIKIALDNNTTIKQAEYTAQSQSASVTQAYGVFLPNLNLSGNWNRTRRESDLTFIPGLGTVPFRTSQTLNSFSTTASTSILLFNGFANFASLNRAKSNYLSADYNYKRARQSVIFQTYQLYLNVLRNKQLLKVAQDNLKRSQRQLERILEANRVGSVSLADVYRQEVQVGNDELALIRAQADYDKAKADLLVYLGLIPSDEYEFDDPSISMEIDTTEFSAIREQVKSLDFMISKAIDTRPDYKSAIASLNSAKSGVTVAMSGYMPTISASASYNLSSNELSTLMKNRSMGWGISISFPIFDRLQLQTQVQQAKINVKNAEVQVEQAKRQITADVKKASLDLESAMKQIEVAERQVRSAELDLKTAEEKYNIGAGTLLDLLVATANYTSAVSARVNAIYSYIIAKVQLQYALGELDIE; encoded by the coding sequence ATGAAAAATATAATTTTAACGCTGGTTATCATCTCTGGTATTGCCTTTGGACAGACGAAGAAAGTATTGACCCTTTCCGAATGCATTAAAATTGCACTTGACAACAACACAACCATAAAACAAGCAGAATACACAGCTCAATCTCAATCTGCAAGCGTCACGCAAGCATATGGGGTTTTCCTGCCAAACTTGAACCTATCTGGAAACTGGAACAGAACCAGAAGAGAATCTGACTTAACATTTATCCCGGGGCTTGGGACTGTCCCATTTAGAACTTCACAAACTTTGAACTCTTTTTCAACAACTGCAAGCACAAGCATATTGCTTTTCAACGGCTTTGCTAACTTTGCCTCGCTAAACAGAGCAAAATCAAATTACCTTTCAGCTGATTATAATTACAAAAGAGCAAGACAATCTGTTATATTCCAAACTTATCAACTTTATTTAAATGTTTTGCGAAATAAGCAACTTCTTAAAGTTGCTCAAGATAATCTTAAACGAAGCCAAAGACAGCTTGAACGAATACTTGAGGCAAATCGCGTCGGTTCTGTCTCGCTTGCTGATGTTTATAGACAAGAAGTCCAAGTTGGAAACGACGAACTTGCTCTGATAAGAGCACAAGCTGATTATGACAAAGCCAAAGCGGATCTTCTTGTTTATTTAGGATTAATTCCATCTGATGAGTATGAATTTGATGATCCTTCAATATCAATGGAAATTGACACGACCGAATTTAGCGCAATTAGAGAACAAGTTAAAAGTCTTGATTTTATGATTTCAAAGGCAATTGATACAAGACCAGATTATAAAAGCGCAATTGCAAGTTTAAATTCTGCAAAGTCAGGTGTCACGGTTGCCATGTCTGGATATATGCCAACTATTTCCGCTTCGGCGAGTTATAACTTAAGCAGTAATGAATTATCAACGCTAATGAAGAATCGTTCAATGGGTTGGGGAATAAGTATAAGTTTTCCTATATTTGATAGGTTGCAACTTCAGACGCAAGTGCAACAAGCAAAGATAAATGTCAAAAACGCTGAAGTTCAAGTAGAGCAAGCAAAAAGGCAAATCACAGCAGATGTAAAAAAAGCATCACTTGATCTTGAATCAGCTATGAAGCAAATTGAAGTAGCAGAGCGACAAGTTAGATCCGCAGAGCTTGATTTGAAGACCGCGGAGGAGAAATATAACATTGGAGCTGGAACATTACTTGATCTTTTGGTAGCAACGGCAAATTACACATCTGCTGTCAGCGCAAGAGTTAATGCAATCTACAGCTACATCATAGCGAAAGTCCAGCTTCAATACGCACTTGGAGAACTTGACATTGAATAA
- a CDS encoding transcriptional regulator, with the protein MKAELDEIIHQPTRTKIMVSLYALNENEEIEFINLRDLLNLSDGNLSSHLAKLEEVRYVKIRKTFDGKRPKTYISLTTKGRKAFENYIRALKKIFEAK; encoded by the coding sequence ATGAAAGCAGAACTTGATGAAATAATCCATCAACCAACGAGAACGAAAATAATGGTTTCTCTTTACGCTCTGAATGAAAACGAAGAAATTGAATTTATAAATTTGAGAGATTTACTTAATCTTTCTGATGGGAACCTATCGTCCCATCTCGCAAAGCTCGAGGAAGTTAGATATGTGAAGATTAGAAAAACATTTGATGGCAAAAGACCAAAGACATATATATCACTTACAACAAAAGGCAGAAAAGCCTTTGAAAACTACATCAGGGCGTTGAAAAAGATTTTTGAAGCCAAATAA
- a CDS encoding porin family protein — MRKVFVVILIFVITAGLIAQDLKYERKSISYANVVIVSDPSIKVESKEQEYIIKKFREYIEMPRFDYNPIPVELLEDFRTEIEARGSAVSLDEVVEILKQKFVPKIIEILDIEKEIRAQNLLTEEQRNRFITTKAKALGITAEQAMKIMNSAFIYVPVISKYNVIVDNVNGIHTTELNAGAIWYRVVYKENGEGDLTLVVKKETRGIGVARIGKEFKHENERVDHKHYAFRTAVVSLARDLQVATRDIPEFRLGAQVIEVYPNAVSFPMGKREGLKIDDGFDLVELQENPNGSIVQKKVGFVRVVKVADNVSNPRVFSRAQIIIGSGIESGVYVSERPRLPVDIYVKVGNNPFTLTWIDFFAGKEFTGEMNGYSIHGELVYNIGRNVNISQLWVGAGIFIGGGDAENLKGIKDIFMNLGYDKPNVSIWGLNGILIKKFYLFRRFSVLGRAELIFENITFSKDDVELKHSGFGLGIGFGVEYVTTPDLNLGLNLGYRIFSESEEWSSGLTTSLISGLAGNHSGTVFSLYLNYSLPKLGFDPIAAIKGGLGW; from the coding sequence ATGAGAAAGGTTTTTGTTGTAATTTTAATCTTTGTAATAACAGCGGGGTTAATAGCACAGGATTTAAAATATGAAAGAAAATCAATTTCATATGCGAATGTCGTGATCGTATCGGATCCCTCTATAAAAGTTGAGTCAAAAGAACAAGAATATATTATCAAGAAGTTTCGCGAATATATTGAGATGCCGAGATTTGATTATAATCCAATTCCTGTTGAACTTCTTGAGGATTTCAGAACAGAGATTGAAGCGCGGGGCTCGGCAGTTTCGCTTGATGAAGTCGTTGAGATTCTAAAACAAAAGTTTGTGCCGAAAATCATTGAGATTCTTGACATTGAAAAGGAAATCAGAGCACAAAATTTATTAACAGAAGAGCAAAGGAATAGATTTATCACCACAAAAGCGAAAGCTTTGGGGATAACTGCTGAACAAGCGATGAAAATTATGAACTCTGCTTTTATATATGTCCCAGTGATTAGCAAATATAATGTAATTGTTGACAATGTGAATGGAATTCACACAACTGAGTTAAACGCTGGGGCTATCTGGTATAGAGTTGTCTATAAAGAAAACGGAGAAGGTGATTTAACTCTCGTTGTCAAAAAGGAAACAAGAGGTATTGGCGTAGCTAGGATAGGTAAAGAGTTTAAACATGAAAATGAAAGAGTTGATCATAAACATTATGCATTTAGAACTGCTGTTGTATCTCTTGCCAGAGATCTTCAAGTTGCAACGAGGGATATCCCAGAATTTCGGCTTGGAGCACAAGTTATAGAAGTTTATCCAAATGCTGTAAGTTTTCCAATGGGCAAAAGAGAAGGGCTTAAAATTGATGATGGCTTTGACCTTGTTGAATTACAGGAGAATCCGAACGGTAGCATTGTTCAGAAAAAAGTTGGTTTTGTCAGAGTTGTTAAGGTTGCGGATAATGTTTCAAATCCAAGGGTCTTTTCAAGAGCTCAAATCATAATTGGCAGTGGAATTGAATCTGGTGTTTATGTTTCAGAAAGACCAAGGTTGCCAGTGGATATTTATGTAAAAGTGGGTAACAATCCATTTACACTTACTTGGATAGATTTTTTCGCTGGGAAAGAATTTACGGGCGAGATGAACGGTTATTCAATCCACGGCGAGTTAGTTTATAATATCGGTAGAAATGTGAATATATCGCAACTTTGGGTCGGAGCTGGGATCTTTATCGGAGGTGGAGACGCAGAAAATCTCAAGGGAATAAAAGATATTTTTATGAACTTAGGATATGATAAGCCAAATGTGAGCATTTGGGGATTAAATGGAATTTTAATTAAAAAATTTTATCTCTTTAGAAGGTTTTCTGTTTTAGGTAGGGCGGAGCTAATTTTTGAGAATATAACTTTTTCAAAAGATGATGTGGAACTTAAACATTCTGGATTTGGATTAGGGATTGGATTTGGGGTTGAGTATGTGACAACCCCAGATTTGAATCTTGGTTTAAACTTGGGGTATAGGATTTTCTCTGAAAGCGAAGAATGGAGCTCGGGATTAACGACGAGTCTGATTTCAGGTTTAGCAGGAAATCATTCTGGAACTGTGTTTTCACTTTACTTGAATTATTCGCTTCCTAAACTCGGCTTTGATCCAATTGCAGCTATAAAAGGCGGGCTTGGTTGGTAA
- a CDS encoding DUF6175 family protein yields the protein MKKLIYVFLIFAFGIVSYAQKNLPVSREATFIESYSPSEVTIRASGIGKDNKQAELDGRRAAVWYVLLGATDPILQTPEERKAFEGIQDEIFDAKNISKYISFETTEYEARVKLADGRVKITKYYRVNKKLLTDDLVAKNIIKPKEEITEAIGLPFIMVVPEAPKGVSPVDLLRSDRLLKKGAEVIESYLTARKYDVQVPEQMETLSELAQAQAGLKGIEEDYAYQLALAIGSDVYITYNVKVERRYIGSTEYRKAVVAARAYETTTARLLGTETGYSGEYAVPEEAVVEEAMNDAIDKVLSRIMAYWKDDLTRGLQFKILFRITGNFDEDTHDEILMSTETALRKLCNRIKQNVVTDQTMDYIVWVDPKKYNSPLALFRDIRRQIESVVPVKVKRINANRKLLILEITE from the coding sequence ATGAAAAAGTTAATTTATGTGTTTCTGATTTTCGCTTTTGGCATTGTATCTTACGCTCAAAAAAATCTTCCTGTCTCAAGGGAGGCGACATTTATTGAAAGTTATTCTCCGTCTGAAGTAACTATAAGAGCATCGGGAATTGGGAAAGATAATAAACAGGCGGAACTTGATGGGAGAAGAGCTGCGGTTTGGTATGTTTTGCTTGGAGCAACTGACCCCATTTTACAAACGCCTGAGGAGAGAAAAGCATTTGAGGGAATTCAAGATGAGATATTTGATGCTAAAAACATCTCAAAATATATCTCCTTTGAGACAACTGAATATGAGGCACGCGTTAAACTTGCGGATGGAAGGGTAAAAATCACGAAGTATTATCGCGTGAATAAAAAACTTCTCACGGATGATCTTGTGGCAAAAAATATCATTAAACCAAAAGAGGAAATTACTGAAGCAATCGGTCTGCCATTTATAATGGTTGTTCCAGAAGCACCCAAGGGTGTTAGCCCAGTTGATCTATTGCGTTCCGATAGATTATTGAAAAAAGGAGCGGAGGTAATTGAATCTTATCTTACCGCAAGAAAATATGATGTTCAAGTTCCAGAACAAATGGAAACGCTAAGTGAACTTGCTCAAGCTCAGGCAGGTTTGAAAGGGATTGAGGAAGATTATGCATATCAACTTGCGCTCGCAATTGGAAGTGATGTTTATATAACTTATAATGTGAAAGTTGAAAGAAGATATATCGGTAGCACGGAATATAGAAAAGCTGTTGTCGCAGCAAGGGCTTATGAGACAACAACTGCGAGATTACTTGGAACTGAAACTGGTTACAGTGGCGAATACGCCGTTCCAGAGGAAGCAGTTGTTGAGGAAGCGATGAATGACGCAATTGATAAAGTGTTAAGCAGAATCATGGCATATTGGAAGGATGACTTAACAAGGGGTTTACAATTTAAGATTCTTTTCAGAATCACTGGAAATTTTGATGAAGACACGCATGATGAAATCCTTATGAGCACTGAAACAGCGCTAAGAAAATTATGCAACAGAATAAAGCAAAATGTCGTAACAGATCAAACTATGGATTACATTGTTTGGGTTGATCCAAAGAAATATAATTCTCCTCTTGCCTTATTTAGGGATATAAGAAGACAAATTGAAAGCGTTGTTCCCGTTAAGGTTAAAAGAATCAATGCAAATAGAAAGCTTTTAATCCTTGAGATAACCGAGTAA